AATCATCATCTTGCCATACGAGCGCAAGGATGGTCCAAAAATCCGTTCATTTCGTGGCCAAAAAACGTTACAGGTCGTTGACCGTCGCCAGCAAACCtgccaaccagccagccaaccagcTGTACATGCCGACGATCCGCAATTGGGGAGGAGGCCAACCGTCTAGCGGGCCTCTTGCTAACAGCTGGTGAAGTAGCCCGTACCTCATCCCGTGCCATCATCCTGTCCCGGTGTACGGGGGAGTCTAAACCTGCAATCTAGGATCTTTTCATCTTTTGCCTGTACGCATCTCACGTACCAATGGGCGGGTAGCTTGTGTCTGCTGTGCGTGCGAAATCCCGTTAATGAATACATTTCGTCTAACGGGCGTTCTTTCACCGAAATTGCAGAGCTGGATGCGCGGAAAGATTAAGCACGTGGTAGAACTTAACACGGGGAGAGAGCGGACGATAGCATTCGCTTGGCAACAAGTAAAGCCCATTCTCTTGTTCTTAAGAAGGGCTGGATTTGTATTACTATCGTTATAACTATCTTATCTTACCTTTCAACGCCCATCGTTATGCTGGTGTTGGCCAACGAATTATGctcctactgctgctgctagctgTTACTGCTACGGCTGATGTTGCTCAACTGCTCTCACTGTTGATAAAATCCACACACTAGAATCGCTTGTCCAACTGCGAATTGCCACTTGAGGCTGAATGTAATCTGTGAATGGAAGCCCCCGGGAAGCACGCGCGTCCCGGCAGAGATAATACGCGAACTGTTGTATGAAACCGTCGGATTGATGATTGATAGCAACAGCACCCgaactgttgtgtgtgtgctcgttgATATCGCTTAAGTAAACGATTGTTCTTCGCCACACGCGCTTCTTATAGTGCAggatgcttcattttattatgtAGAACGATCAAACGTTTGCACAGAAAGAAATATATTCCTATTTCATGGAAATTTTCCGGTGCGCCCGTCGAACATCATGCACAACGAAACAACACGTCCGCGAAGGTCTAGTCTCTAGCGGTGCACGGAATCGATCTCTTTGCCTAGACTAAATTCGACACGAACATATGATTCAATCGACCGTTGCGACGCACAAGAATGAATCAATTTGCTTCCATTCTACGTATTGATAATGTTTTCATGCCGCACGATCAACACGGATCCATTTACTGACTGCCCCTTAGTCACACTATCGCCTGTACAGCGAGGGTCAATTACGCCGTTCTTGTTGTGCGTGCTGCCCGGCTAGGCACGTTAGTGAGAGTATGTTTTGTCCACGTaattacaaacaaattaatcGTTTGTAAATAAAGAGCAAATTATGAGTAGAAACATACGATCATGTGCATATGcactttttttaatcttttttcttcatcatccAACACGTCCTCCAAGGGTTAACGAATATCGCCGTACTCCAGTCCACGGTGAACAGAAAGTTGAGGTTAAAATGTAGTGTGCAAGCGCAATTCTTTATCCTGAAATGCGATAAAACTATCTTCGTCAAAGGTATACTTACACAATTAGCTTGTTTATTAAAACACCGGTAACTGTTTACACGGTACCTTTTCAGATATTCTGGTTCAACAACACTTCTCTCGCAGGGGAGAAAAAAGTCCGGAAACAACTGATGCTGAGTTGCGTTTTTCCCAAGTGTCaaataaccaaaacaaaccgctTGTGGATGAATCATCCACGAGAGAAGAACGGCAGGAAAGCGGAGAAGGGGCAAGCGTCAACAGAGAAACGCTTCGCTTCACGTCCATGAAAAGAAACGCTTCATTTTACAGAATCGCCCGGTACGATCCCAATCGTCGTAGGCCGCCGGAGAGgaacttttgtttatttaattattttgcacAAACTTACAGCATGATTAGACACACACAGTCACGCaatgtggaaaagaaaatgcataATATTTCACTCATATACATCCAGCGACTTATTTGCTAGTGACCGACGATACGAGACTCTTGATGGACGAGACGATGGATGGCAATTTGGTTGCTTCGATCAGCAACACCTTACGGAATGGTTGCAGCTCTGCGTCCTTTTTCTGCCATTGGCCAGCGAGCGCCGTGGTGGTTTCCTTCTGCACGGAATAATCGAAGCTGGCACACGAATCTTTGATAAAGTATTCTTCCTCATCGTTGCTGTACAGTATTTCGGCCGGTTTATCTCCGTCGGCCGCCTGCTGGTAGTACTTCACGATCATCAGGTAGTAGTCGAACGTGAATGGCATACCTTTCGAACGAGCGCGCTCCATTTCTGAGAGAAGATTTTCACACATCGGCACACAAACCGCGGCCGGAATGTTGATGAACCGTTCGTTTAGCAGCAGTCCCGTCGTTTTGGATCCACTTTCTAGGGCTTCACGGAACTGCTGTATAACTAGCTCTGTCGCATACTTTTCTGCCTTTTCGAAGATCATTTTCTTCAGTTGACGAACGCAGGCCAGCTCCTGCTTGTTGGCTAGGTTGATTACCGTCGTAACGCCGAATACTACCTGGCACGGATCACCCATGTCGGTGTCCTCGTCCTCTTCATCGTCGTCGCCATCGTTATACGCTTGTTTCAGTACACTACCGACATAGTTTTGAGCTAAAATACAAACAATCCACTGTAGTGTCTCATAAACCCCCATCCCACACTGTATTAGTACCAACCCACAACAACACCGGCTAGCTCGGAAAGATCGATGTGCGCTTTTACGAAAAGTTGgcccaaaagttgcttgatgCCGTCCAGATCCGGATCGATCGGATTGCGTCCTTCAAAGTCTACGGTGATGCCCTGAAATCGAGAAGTACAAACAAACCATTCAATTGATTCCGAAGGCGACCATGCGTTTGTGGTTCAACTCACTTCATCGCCCTCGTATGCTTCCTCGTTTTCTTCGTCACTGGAGTCATCGCTGTCGCTTTTCGCTTCCATACGATGTTCCTCCTCATCGTCGGCTTCTACTTTTAACTTTTTGCTGGTCATTTTCACGTATTTCGAGCGTATTATGCGAGAAAATTcactttatttacaattgttgCACGGAACGCGTGCAGGTGTCGATATGCCGGAGAAAAAATGTTCCCCGTAAATAAGGGCGGGTTCAATACTTGAACGGGCGTTGTATTTCATGAGAAAATGTGTCTTAAGATTTCTTGGTATTTATATTTAGTGTCtaattgctgttttgtttcatgataaaaacgataaaattaaCTTCACAATCTTCCTCGCACGCTAGACAACATGTTATAATAAAATTTGgcttgaaaacatttttgttgctattcGAGACAGAGATTTCAATATTCCTACCCCCCATGTGTCACTCACGATTGACAGCAAGACTCTGCAAGAAGattagaagaagaagtttggTTCAGCTTCGAATCACCGACGGAGCCTCTGCAGTGCAGCTGAGTTTCTTCTCGCTAAATTAGTGAAACAATTGTAAAGTTGAACGATGGCCTCCATTAGTTTGTTAAACCCGAAGGCAGAATTTGCCCGTGCAGCTCAAGCATTGGCAATTAACATCACCGCTGCGAAAGGCATCCAGGATGTGATGAAGACAAATCTCGGCCCGAAGGGAACAATGAAAATGTGAGTAGGATGTGAACAACTGTTTTAAATAAGTCGCCTCAATTGAAGAGAAAAGCGTAAATTGTGTGTAGATGGCTTGTAACTTGTTTCTGcttaatgaaaaacaaatgatttaaTCAAAAACAAGTGTAGTAAAACTTATTCCCAGACCGATTTTATCTGACTCACCTGACCATTTTTAACCTCACTTTTACACTAGGCTGGTTTCGGGTGCCGGTGACATCAAAATAACCAAGGACGGTAATGTGCTGCTGCACGAGATGCAGATCAAGCACTCGACCGCATCTTTGATTGCCCGTGCCAGTACGGCCCAGGACGACGTAACCGGAGACGGCACTACTTCGATCGTGTTGATTATTGGCGAGCTGCTGAAACAGGCTGACCTGTACATTGGGGACGGTCTTCATCCGCGCATTGTTGCCGAAGGGTTCGATCAGGCCCGTCTGCAAGCGTTAGAAATTCTGGAGCAGATTGCCCACCCGATCGAGATTAATCGTGAAAATCTGCTCAAAGTTGCTCGCACATCGCTACGCACCAAGGTACACCCGGATCTGGCCGATCTGTTGACGGATGTGTGCGTCGACGCGGTGCTGGCTATTCGAAGCGATGGCAAGCCGGTCGATTTGCACATGGTGGAGTTGATGGAGATGCAGCACAAATCGGCAACCGACACGCAGTTGGTGAAGGGTATTGTGATGGATCATGGCGCCCGTCATCCGGACATGCCAAAGCGCGTTACCAACGCGTACATTCTCACGTGTAACGTATCGATGGAATACGAAAAGTCGGAAGTAAACTCGGGCTTCTTCTACAAAACTGCCGAGGAGCGGGAAAAATTCGTTCTGGCCGAGCGCGAGTTTATCGAGGAGCGTGTCAGGAAGGTGATCGAGCTGAAGCGTAAAGTGTGCGAAGGTACGGACAAATCGTTCGTCGTCATCAACCAGAAGGGTATCGATCCGATGTCGTTGGATTTGCTGGCCAAGGAGGGGATCGTAGCGTTGCGCCGTGCCAAGCGCCGTAATATGGAACGTCTAGCATTGGCCTGCGGTGGTATGGCAATGAATTCGTTCGACAACATGGACGAATCGTGCCTCGGGTATGCGGGACTCGTGTACGAGCACGTGCTGGGCGAGAACAAGTACACTTTCGTGGAGGACTGCAAGAATCCGCTGTCGGTGACGATTCTAATGAAGGGCCCGAACAAGCACACACTCGCCCAGATTAAGGATGCGATTCGTGATGGATTACGCTCGATTAATAATGCGGTCGAGGATAAGAAACTGGTGCCCGGTGCGGGTGCGTTCGAGGTCCGTGTGCACAACAAGCTGCGCGAGTACGCCAAGACGGTGAAGGGCAAGACGAGGCTGGCGATTCACGCTTACGCTGACGCTATGCTCGTGATTCCGAAGATTTTGGCCGTGAACAGTGGGTACGATGCGCAGGACACAATTGTGAGACTGCAGGAGGAGGGGCTGCTGAATGAGGATCCGATTGGGCTGGATCTGTCCACCGGCGAACCGATGAAACCGGTCGATCTGGGCATTTTCGACAACTACATCGTGAAGAAGCAAATTCTCAACTCGTCCACCATTATTGCGGTTAATATTTTGCTGGTGGATGAGATTATGCGTGCCGGCATGAGTAGCCTTAAGGGTTAAGCTTTGCCTTCCCTGTTGGGGTGGAGTCGCGGCACGTACCGATCGTATTGCTTCGTTTAAGCTTTCAATTAATTGTGTCCTTAATGTTTCATTTACTTCTTATATCCATTCTACACACACCTCCATCCTTTTTGATCACTTGCGTCGAAAAGAGTTGTCCCTCACCAGCGTTCGTAACACGTATCAGCGATGCTTCGTACTCAAAGAACATGCACACAAGTAATAAACGCATCAGCTTAATTGTTTCTACTACTTGTGGATCATTTCAAGCGTTTTCTTTCACCGTCACTGTCCAATATTGAATACACTGGAGGATACAGAGAgaggtttttttattgttagacACAGGGGGTTGCAAGTCACATTGATGAAATGGGTCTGGAGCTACTCTAAACAATTTGACGTGATTATTTGATATATACTTGGGGTTCTACACGACTACACTGGATGACTGTAATGTTGCTTAAATACTCTACTCTcttcaagcaaacaaaataactaTCCTCGTCCACGTGCATGGGGAAAATCTCTTGTGATAAATCGTACTTCCTTGAAGCTACCATGTTGTGTACCACACATGGGGTGTAATGTAGATATATCTTTCTGATAGCAAAATATCGATTGACTTCCTCTAAACTTTACCGGTTAGTTAGATATCTGTGGATGATGCGTCTCAGTGGAATGTGCAATGGCTATTTTCGATTCCTTCCTATTTCCTTTTCTGTTTAGCTGCCGCCACAACATCGACTAAACCTCACACAAATTTTTCGTCGTTTTGTTTGTCAGGTGCAAAGGTATTTTGTCTCCCTCAATGTCCGCAATTTTTGCTTCCTCACCGAACCGgagttcataaatttcagcTAC
This genomic window from Anopheles maculipalpis chromosome 2RL, idAnoMacuDA_375_x, whole genome shotgun sequence contains:
- the LOC126558645 gene encoding protein BCCIP homolog — translated: MTSKKLKVEADDEEEHRMEAKSDSDDSSDEENEEAYEGDEGITVDFEGRNPIDPDLDGIKQLLGQLFVKAHIDLSELAGVVVAQNYVGSVLKQAYNDGDDDEEDEDTDMGDPCQVVFGVTTVINLANKQELACVRQLKKMIFEKAEKYATELVIQQFREALESGSKTTGLLLNERFINIPAAVCVPMCENLLSEMERARSKGMPFTFDYYLMIVKYYQQAADGDKPAEILYSNDEEEYFIKDSCASFDYSVQKETTTALAGQWQKKDAELQPFRKVLLIEATKLPSIVSSIKSLVSSVTSK
- the LOC126557700 gene encoding T-complex protein 1 subunit zeta, whose product is MASISLLNPKAEFARAAQALAINITAAKGIQDVMKTNLGPKGTMKMLVSGAGDIKITKDGNVLLHEMQIKHSTASLIARASTAQDDVTGDGTTSIVLIIGELLKQADLYIGDGLHPRIVAEGFDQARLQALEILEQIAHPIEINRENLLKVARTSLRTKVHPDLADLLTDVCVDAVLAIRSDGKPVDLHMVELMEMQHKSATDTQLVKGIVMDHGARHPDMPKRVTNAYILTCNVSMEYEKSEVNSGFFYKTAEEREKFVLAEREFIEERVRKVIELKRKVCEGTDKSFVVINQKGIDPMSLDLLAKEGIVALRRAKRRNMERLALACGGMAMNSFDNMDESCLGYAGLVYEHVLGENKYTFVEDCKNPLSVTILMKGPNKHTLAQIKDAIRDGLRSINNAVEDKKLVPGAGAFEVRVHNKLREYAKTVKGKTRLAIHAYADAMLVIPKILAVNSGYDAQDTIVRLQEEGLLNEDPIGLDLSTGEPMKPVDLGIFDNYIVKKQILNSSTIIAVNILLVDEIMRAGMSSLKG